Proteins from a genomic interval of Paenibacillus sp. RC334:
- a CDS encoding ATP-binding cassette domain-containing protein, which produces MHIELNHLSVAAPEPHKRALLQDVSVTMNSGEITLLLGCTGSGKTTLLQTIAGLKPPNEGSILLDDEPFWQNEKVPQSILLRMGLVFQFPEQQLFARSVQREFAYSLRPYRITEEQKKTPNCQYP; this is translated from the coding sequence TTGCATATCGAATTGAATCATTTAAGTGTAGCAGCGCCGGAACCCCATAAACGTGCACTGCTTCAAGATGTGTCCGTTACAATGAACAGTGGGGAAATCACCCTGCTGCTGGGTTGCACAGGGTCGGGAAAAACTACGCTGCTGCAAACGATAGCTGGCCTAAAACCACCAAATGAAGGGAGTATTCTGCTGGATGATGAGCCCTTCTGGCAAAACGAAAAAGTGCCGCAGTCTATTCTTTTGCGGATGGGGCTGGTATTTCAATTCCCGGAGCAACAACTGTTTGCCCGCAGCGTTCAGCGTGAATTCGCGTATTCTCTGCGTCCATATCGAATTACCGAGGAGCAAAAAAAAACGCCAAATTGCCAGTACCCTTGA
- a CDS encoding ATP-binding cassette domain-containing protein has protein sequence MNQKGKDPFAMQDVIPLITLENARVHYESESGRIRKAVDGVSLRLHAGEWISVVGANGSGKSTLAGLLIGFTPLSGGARQASSELVVRGVLQQPDAQVLGDTIEEEFHFALSPLLGSVDEQLRRREHALHTVGLDFPPGAAISQLSGGQKQLLNIAVALAAKPDVLILDEPTAMLDPGARERMEAIVHAVVRKGTAVIWITHHLEEATLCDRIIAMERGRCVYDGVPSSFFYGREKEVIAAKEDEQRSPCERLGLDPPFTVQTALLLKQQGMLRHATPTAT, from the coding sequence GTTCATTATGAGTCAGAGTCTGGACGTATTCGTAAGGCGGTTGATGGAGTTTCCCTGAGACTGCATGCAGGAGAATGGATCAGTGTTGTAGGAGCCAATGGAAGTGGCAAAAGTACGCTGGCCGGGCTGTTGATTGGGTTCACTCCGTTATCCGGTGGAGCAAGGCAGGCTTCCTCAGAACTTGTCGTTCGTGGAGTCCTGCAGCAGCCTGATGCGCAGGTGCTCGGTGACACCATTGAAGAGGAATTTCATTTCGCCTTATCGCCATTGCTTGGATCCGTAGACGAACAATTACGGCGTAGAGAACACGCATTACATACCGTAGGGCTTGACTTCCCGCCGGGAGCGGCAATCTCACAGCTTTCTGGAGGGCAAAAACAATTGCTCAACATTGCGGTAGCGCTGGCAGCCAAACCGGACGTACTCATTCTGGACGAACCAACAGCCATGCTGGATCCCGGAGCGAGAGAACGAATGGAAGCCATTGTGCATGCCGTTGTCCGCAAGGGGACGGCGGTAATCTGGATTACGCATCATCTGGAAGAAGCCACCTTGTGTGATCGAATCATTGCTATGGAACGAGGACGTTGTGTGTATGACGGAGTGCCTTCGTCCTTCTTTTATGGACGTGAGAAGGAGGTGATCGCTGCCAAAGAAGATGAGCAGCGATCACCTTGTGAGCGACTTGGGCTTGATCCACCTTTCACTGTGCAAACGGCGCTCCTGCTGAAGCAGCAAGGCATGCTTCGGCATGCCACCCCCACTGCGACCTGA